TCTCATTACACTAGTACCAAGGTTCGGCCTTCAGCCTCGCACTTTGATCCTGATGCTGCGCACACCTGTTCTTTGGCCAGGGGGTTGAAATGGAAACAGTTCGTACTGGAATTTTATATTCTCTCTTTCTTTGGCAAATAACGCAGTCTGCAAAATATCAATTATCAGTTTTGCTTCACTTGTGGCCTATAAAATTACTCGTGCCGGTACTTTGCTTGCTGTGTAGCGTTTGCTTTTATCAGGTCATGTATACTCCTATCACATTGCATCTATAGAGGGTGCTGTGAGTAACATCAAAACCAAACTATCCCCGTAGAGAGCATGCTGAACACTAGCTGTGGGTCAATAGCTATGGTGCTTTGGGACGGAatttctgccttttacaggCTGGTTGGTGGTGGGGTTCAGAATATGAATGTCAAAAATTAGCAACAATCCTGTCCGAAAACACCAGAGCTAGCTGGACCCCGTACCAAACTCTCCTCATTCCTTGTGGTGGAAGCTATGGAAATTACATGCATGCACATACCAGCAATTGGCTATTTTTTTATAGGTGTAACAATTCTGTGAATTGTTCGTTTGTAGCATTAAAAAAACCATTGGATTCTTTCAGTACAAGATACCAGGTATCTATGGCATGAAGATGCCCACAAAATTTTCCACTTTTTGGAAAAGATTACTGACAAAAATGGGTAGGTATCAATCCATAGATATGACTAAAGAAGAGATAACTGTTGATGCACAACTGACAGTTGCATGAACCAGCTCCCTCCAGAGTTTGAAAAGCATCGTCACAATCACACATGTAccttaaaaacagaaaaatcaaaTACTGAAAAATCACCCGTGTCCAGAGTTGTAGTCTAAATCATGTGCCTTTATTGAGCTTATTGTAATATCTTGCCCAATACAAAGGTGTAAAGTCATTAGTGAAAGAACAGCTGTACCGGAAAGCTGGTTCCAGTTGAATGATTTGGGGGAAAATTGCACCTTACCAGAAGACTGGTACAATCAATAAATCTcttcaaatttcatttgaacTTTTCACCCATAAAAATTTCTAGGCAATTACAGGAAAAAACCTCCCTTCCCCTTTTGTGGACAAAATGAAACTCCTTTGACATTTATAAAAAATTAACCTCCTAAACTATATCAATAAGTAGTTGTTTAAATTATATGTCATGTATATGGCAAGCAATAATTATactacaaattacaatttatagAAACTCTCCCATGATTGCTGGTTGATTCCATTCAACAGAGGTAGGGACACTCCTGTGTGCCTGGGAGGCTAGGAGGGTCTCTATTGAAATTTGAACCTCAATCATTCAACAATGGCACACTTTTAGACTACTATTAAAGAATGCACTATTTTGCCACAAGGCAGTACGTCTTCATATTGCTTGATTGGCATTTAGTGGCACaacccaattttttttctcaacatGAATGTCCAACCTGACCCGATTGTGTAAGCGTTGCCTATCTTTCCATGCCATATGTGAAAATGTTCTGTGAACTCTCAAAAGAAGTCATCAAGTGGCTTGATGAATTCATGCAGAAATCAACAGCGTCCAATAATATGCAAGGGCGCCACCTAGTGGCAAAGTAATGCAACCATCCTGACTTGAAAGGCATCCAATCTGAACTCCATTGAAATACTGGCTCAAAATAGCAccccatgaaaaaaaataatttggatATTTACAAATAGTGATGGAAATCCAATACCAAGAAATAGAAATTTCATAAATACTTGAGTGAAAAGTTTACTCAGTGAGACAGAAAGCTGAGGCTGGTGTATGATATGCGGCGACCAATTCAGATATGTAGATAAAACATAAATGAAAAGAACTTATTCTTTGTAGTACTTATAGAAAGTATTCATACACaacttaaaaatcacttaatgAAAAATGATTTCCTAGTGGACAGGTATTTTGACCAAACAAAGGtgttaactttgacaaagtcattcAAGAAATGACGAGTAGCCTTTCACCGGTAACAAGATAATCTTACCCGACTGTTTCACTGAAAGTATTAAATACATGTGTTACTGTAGGCACTTTGTGTACTACAAAGAAGCATGTTGTACATGTTTACATAGAGTCCCAAACAGTGATTTAGTGACTGTTGGCTAGGGGTTTGTGGTTATGGATAATTACTgtacaaaaatgagaaattttctgattttcaagctGCAAAATTTACAATCAGGTTTTCCAGGAATGTTATGTGTCATAAAGCAATCACATAGGGGCTTTGGTTGTACCTTAGTCCTGCAATAGAGGCTTGCATCTGTGTGCAGCCTGGCTGCAGATTTACTGTACTATGCAGGATCTGCAGCCTATCTCAATAACCTTTGACACTCCCATGGAAGAGTGAGAGTTGAGAAAATCTAATCTAACGCCATCTGTACTGTCTGCCCCTTAATATTTGTCAGGCATACATTTCAAGTATTAGCAGTGTGATTCTCTATGGCAaagattttctttctttcatccTTTCAGtaaatagactgaaagattcactGAAGTGTGGGGGCGCTCTGATTTGAGGTGAGAGATCCTGGGGTGTAATAACTACAcaacggaatctttcagtctgtaCTAAATGGTGGAGAAATCCTACCGCTGATCCATACTCATTTGCATTGATATACAAGGATAAAAGTTTGCATGAAGAACTattttaaacaagtcatcgttgatgacacagtccccacttgttaatgggtactttgattacaggtcctcagagaggatagaggcctcttcattaggtctgtgataaaaatacttttgaataaattcgcttgatacatgtctgagctgtagttcaggacatgaaagaatcgtaataaaatggccacatggcggccttattggatcctatcacagaacaaatctatgtgcatatgtatgacagacatccagctctatgggtttgctcagaatagatatatgcataattaatgaggtacagtatgaagcatcataaggtctcccatcataccatatatgaagggtgtaccacttgtggttactgagttatggacaaatatgtatattgaggtcaaaggtcatcgaggtcatgtgacattttgtcacaataattttattgctaagttatccctatatacaaaaattcagacctcttagctctattgactcgctcaaaattagatatgcacataactaatgaggtacaatatgtggcgtcataaggtgtcccatcataccatatatgaagggtgtagcacttgtggttactgagttatgcacaaatatgtatatttgaggtcaaaggtcaccaaggtcacatgacattttgtcaaaaaattgtattgctaagttatccctatataccaaaaatcagacctctagctctattggctcgctcaaaattagatatgcgcataattgatgaggtacaatatgtggcgtcataagctgtcccatataccatatatgaagggtgtagcacttgtggttactgagttatggacaaatatgtatatttgaggtcaaaggtcaccaaggtcacatgacattttgtcaaaaaaattgtagtgctaagttatccctatataccaaaaatcagacctctagctctattggctcgctcaaaattagatatgcacataattaatgaggtacaatatgtggcgtcataaggtgtcccatcataccatacatgaagggtgtagcacttgtggttactgagttatggacaaatatgtatatttgaggtcaaaggtcaccgaggtcacgtgacattttgtcaaaaaaattgtattgctaagttatccctacataccaaaaatcagacctctagctctattggcttgctcaaaattagatatgtgcataattaatgaggtacaatatgtggcgtcataagctgtgccatcataccatatatgaagggtgtaccacttgtggttcctgagttatggacaaatatgtatatttgaggtcaaaggtcaccgaggtcacgtgacattttgtcaaaatatctgagatatctgcgtgaaaggatggactcacggatggactcatggacggacatgacccaatctattagCCCTCTGGACTTCATACGTTGGGActgaaaactgtgtcactgcatcctttttgcaatatgaatacgatgagaaactaaatttttattttctcggccttatacatgggagtctatggactgccttatacatgggagtctatggactgccttatacatgggagtctatggactgccttatacatgggagtctatggactgccttatacatgggagtctatggactgccttatacatgggagtctatggacactgccttatacatgggagtctatggaggtaaaactaaaaagtcctctaacatggccaaatttgatcgcattgtgaaacaaatcgacgtgcatctgtatggggtagggtactatccttgtgcaaagtttgaaagaaattgacctgggcatgtctgagatatctgcgtgaacggacggacgcacggacggacgcacgcacgcacgcacggacgcacgcacggacatgaccaaacctataagtccccccggacggtgtccgtggggactaaaaaggaaAGTTAAACATTCGATATTATCAAAATGAAGACAGCACCCTTGCAAGACTTGAAGTTCATTGTAATTTCAATGTGTTACAACATTTTGTTGTAGATGAAGCTGCTTTTGCTGCTTTCTGTAGAGTTTAGACTGGAGGATCTGTCGCTCACGGCAGGGCTGTACTCAAGGCTTTGCTGAAAGACAGATCTTCCAGTCTACTGTAGAGTGTTTAAGTTAGTCTGAATCCTATAATTTTACTGTGTGATAGACTATTAAATCCAAATAGCATGTATTTAGGGCCAAGTGTATCCCATGAGTGTGGGTTTTTTTTAGCCATGTTAAAAAGGAAATCTGTATAGGAATGTTGAAAACTCCATAGGAAAAGCAATTTTGAtcataaattaaattttacttATGAAAAAAAGGACAATGCCAACATTAGAATATTTTACCCTATATCTCCCAACTTCTGTTTGAAAGTTTTGCGTCCTTTTCCTGTCCTTTTCCAATACGTACAAGGAAAATGTCATTCTATAGACCCCAAAACATGCATTAAAATGTACATGACACAGAGGAATAATCCGCTGGAATGTCAGTCCTCAGATTTTACATAATCTGTCAGAAAAATCCGAGTTGTATACTGCTATGGCTTGCTGTGCTGCTATTCCTTAGGAATGGGTGTGTGAGAGAATCATCCATCCAATTATGAAGTAAAACAAACACATGGGATACACTGCCAGTGATTTCCTGTTGACTGGTTGGCTGTCTCCAAGGAACGCCATGGAAGCTGAAACGAATGAGGAAATTTGAGGGTATAAAAAGAGCTGAGAACATACAGAAAACTTGAAAACACCTCACtagatttttaacaaatgaaatcttTTAAGGAAGCAAACAGGCTCACGAGCTTATCAGACATGAATATGATTATTAGCAATTGCTGACAAAAACTCATGTTCAAAATCGTATGACATTTGGATCTATACTATAGAAATCACACGtaacatggatgtaaaaagacACTAAACTATATCCAAATCAAACATACTGAATAATCCCACATCCAACTCGTACATTACAaataaaagtcaaattttgtaaagCTTTTATGAGATATAGGTACAAGTTTGCAAGACATCTACTGTTTGAAGTTCTCTTACCGAGAGTTGACCAAACAAAAGCTGCAAATACTAGGATAAATCTGATAACAAATAATGCCGTTGTTTGGTGTGCCAGTAAAACTACCCTACAGATAATCGATGCCAGGTTGAGTGGCAGGATACAATAACCCAACACACAGACACTCTGGAAAAAGGATCTGAAAGAAGACAGAGAACATACAGCAATTTTTAGAATGATGATGCAGTGTTTATAAATATGTCCTTATATCATGCAGCATCTACTTTCACGGCAGACTTACATAACAATATTTTTAAGTGTAAAGATTCACTGCCTATACCAATTGAGTTTGAGTTCTCAAGATAATAAATGCTAGTCAATATATAACATTGAGTTGAAAAGTTGGTAAACAGGTGTCTTTGGCaaaatttaacctgttcaccccaatgctctgtgaacaggtccacagtcTCCATTGACAACAGtggttttgggccaaaccatggtggtgaatggGTTAAATAACTTTTGGATAGCTGTCActggtaaaattttgataagttttttTGACATGGAAATACTCTATAGGAAACTTTAAAAATGTTGGGACAGAAAGTACAAGAAAAACATGCCAGAGGCCATAGCATTCAGTTTATTAAAAGGATACTGAAAGAAATTCCatctcaaaatacaaaatgcataGGGGCATAACTTGTGAAACACTTCAAAGCTTACCCTTGAGTTTCATCTTTACAAGCATATTCCCCCTTTATGAGAAAACTACCTACAAGTATTACTTACATCGTTCCTCCTAAGAGTTGTGAATTTAGCGTAACAATGACAGCGCCCCTGTGACAATGACAAAAACTTCTGCAAACTGTGGACCACCATCATCTGTGTCATTTGCTGATGAACCCTGTAACATCCTGTGTGAAAAGATAGCAATTGGGATCAAGTTCTGGAACAGACTTGTAACTTTCAGAGAATGGACTGTAGCAAGCCAGATTTAGGACCCAATGTACACTCCTTCACAGCCCTTGGTTCACTGCACAGCTGCTAATCCGTTACCGACATGGTTTGGCTTAGGCTAGCCCTGTAGACAAATGTCCAGTGCACTGAGCCAAGCAATACTCAGCTCAAAACCAGGGCACTAGCTAGCCACATTGCTAAGTCAATGATGGGCTGTGTGAGTCTAGACCCAATATAGCAACACTTACAGCAAACATCTTCACAACAACTTGCTTCTTAACATAAAATGTACTTCCCTTTGAGGGCAAATCAGGTGAAAATTCAATTTACCTTTGACCATTACAGTTTGTCCATATCTTGTCTAGACTAAATGACCATGATTGTATCAACTGCCAATGTTGTTACTTAGAGAGCAAGTCCTCATTGGCTTTGTAggcatattttttttgtaaatgaacatataATATGGTGAATTTTGTGAAAAGTCTCTTTTCATCTCATGTCTCAAAGAATATGACAAATAATATAGAGTTAAAAGCCGGAGCCAATGACTTATGTGATAATGATATTACAAACGCGAGCATTCACATTCAGGCTGTTGATGATCATTGAACAGATCATGTACCAAATCAAACAGAACTTTTGGAAGGCACATGTACATTGAATATACTCTGCAGTTAATTCAGCCTTGTAAATGTGAACGGTAAGTCTGTAACTAATGGGAGACAAAGCATCAATTGATAATACTTACATTCCTAGTAAAATACACAATACAAGTGGACCCCAAAGATCCCCTGAAAAGAAGTGAAATGAACAGTGGTCATTGAACAGTCACACTAACCAGAAAACTAACAATATTGGATTCATGTTCTTATGCAGGCAAATATCATGTGTTTTTTGTTCTCTGTTTAAAACCTATCAAATTACTGATGACAGAGAACCAGATGAATTCTCAGAAGAGACTTGGGAAGAAGCCAAGCACTTTATCTTGAAGTCTGTGTATTATAACGCATTTTATACTGTATTTCAAAATCACAATTAAGGAAAATAGTGGAacgggaaaaaaattacaaaacacactaaaacaTATCTTCTGATGGGCATAAAACCCtctgtgatgatgatgaaatgcCCTGAAAAATACTGCAACACACATCCAAACACAAACATAGTTATACATAAAGGTAAAGAATATTCCATTGTGAGTTATCCACAGTTATTCATTTGGCAGCGTTGAACAAGAGCTGCATTACAAGCAAAGCTTTCTCAATGGTCTATGATTTAAGATGGAACCAATGTTAAATAAAGCTCACTACACAACACCTAAAATAATGTCATCATTAGTCAAGACTTTACAGTGTGTCCATATCTTGACTAGACTGAATAACCATGATTGTATCAACCGCCCATGCCATAGCATATCTATGCACTTACATTCTCTTAGTAATGTTTTGCTTTGTCTTGGCCAAAGCACATGAAAGAACTTGATTCCAACTGCTTTTAAATCTCTTTTCTGCAGTAAggaaaagaacaaaacaaaatggagTCTAAATCCTGATTGTTCAAATAACTctgaaaatcactgaaaagagTTCACACAAGGTATTTCAAATAGGAAtactaatctttacggccctgatacggcttttgcggcccgaggtcgtacggcggaagggcccgagcgtgcgaggcccatacgccgtacgaccaagggccgcaaaagccgtatcagggccgtaaaggttttatcatataccttatggaatgataaatatgtagtttacataatattcaacattgtttaggagataaaaatgcgtgcgatatcaaaaattcatcgccatttgtgtcagttttcataaatacgatggctgcttcccgtcgcggattgacatacataatgacgtcatttgtttacctgcagaattctagaacgcgcaaagcaatatGCGTACTATTACATGAccacagagatcaaggctgaaattgaggtgtaagaaggacaaaagcgtgatgtcagtttctggtaatttatactgaacatgcacgcacttagtatatacacaggatttcactagaatttagaaataaaagccgatgttaccggcgcggctccactgttgccacgcgcaactacgatctgagcgagcagacgttttccaaatctcgcgctggctttgtgtacgaatggaacgtttgcggatagcaacgcgcgtagtaacttaatcga
This DNA window, taken from Ptychodera flava strain L36383 chromosome 4, AS_Pfla_20210202, whole genome shotgun sequence, encodes the following:
- the LOC139131068 gene encoding LOW QUALITY PROTEIN: protein YIPF6-like (The sequence of the model RefSeq protein was modified relative to this genomic sequence to represent the inferred CDS: inserted 1 base in 1 codon) produces the protein MADDMDIKDSMTDLALEHPIEGDITVPGAPDEEGDELSTLDEPVTVTIKRDLKAVGIKFFHVLWPRQSKTLLREWDLWGPLVLCILLGMMLQGSSANDTDDGGPQFAEVFVIVTXGAVIVTLNSQLLGGTISFFQSVCVLGYCILPLNLASIICRVVLLAHQTTALFVIRFILVFAAFVWSTLASMAFLGDSQPVNRKSLAVYPMCLFYFIIGWMILSHTHS